In Elephas maximus indicus isolate mEleMax1 chromosome 4, mEleMax1 primary haplotype, whole genome shotgun sequence, a genomic segment contains:
- the LOC126074704 gene encoding LOW QUALITY PROTEIN: microsomal glutathione S-transferase 3-like (The sequence of the model RefSeq protein was modified relative to this genomic sequence to represent the inferred CDS: substituted 2 bases at 2 genomic stop codons) produces the protein MAVLSKEYGIMVLTGAVSFMRVAHLAINVAKACKKYKVAYPTMNCKDPENGHLFNCIQRAHRNMLEVYPPLLFLLAVEGVYLLCIASGLGLAXTVRXVLYAYGYYTREPKKWNQGALGYIALIGLTGTTACSAFQHLGQVKTSLGSGSKCRH, from the coding sequence ATGGCCGTCCTTTCTAAGGAATATGGTATAATGGTTCTAACTGGTGCTGTCAGCTTCATGAGGGTAGCTCATCTAGCCATCAATGTTGCCAAGGCCTGCAAGAAATACAAGGTGGCGTATCCTACCATGAATTGCAAGGACCCAGAAAATGGGCACCTCTTCAACTGCATTCAGCGAGCTCACCGGAACATGTTGGAAGTATATCCTCCCCTCTTATTTCTTCTAGCTGTTGAAGGTGTTTACCTCCTGTGTATAGCTTCTGGCTTGGGCTTGGCTTAGACTGTCAGATGAGTTCTTTATGCTTACGGCTATTACACAAGAGAACCAAAAAAGtggaatcaaggagccctggggtaCATCGCCCTCATTGGCTTGACGGGCACAACTGCATGTTCTGCTTTCCAGCATCTCGGTCAGGTTAAAACTAGCTTGGGCAGTGGGTCTAAATGCCGCCATTAA